Proteins found in one Triticum urartu cultivar G1812 chromosome 4, Tu2.1, whole genome shotgun sequence genomic segment:
- the LOC125551649 gene encoding uncharacterized protein LOC125551649 codes for MAAAASSSAWKARWLRPEAYPIFAATGVAVGICVMQLVRNITTNPEVRVTKENRAAGVLDNHDEGRRYARHPFRRFIDGKSAEIMPGINSFFTAPPKN; via the exons ATGGCGGCCGCTGCTTCCTCCAGCGCGTGGAAGGCGAGGTGGCTCCGCCCCGAG GCGTACCCTATCTTTGCGGCGACGGGCGTGGCCGTGGGGATCTGCGTCATGCAGCTGGTGCGCAACATCACCACCAACCCCGAGGTCCGGGTGACCAAGGAGAACAGGGCGGCCGGGGTGCTGGACAACCACGACGAGGGCCGCCGCTACGCGCGCCACCCCTTCCGGAGGTTCATCGACGGCAAGTCCGCCGAGATCATGCCCGGCATCAACAGCTTCTTCACCGCCCCACCAAAGAACTAG